The following are from one region of the Saccharomyces cerevisiae S288C chromosome I, complete sequence genome:
- the SAW1 gene encoding DNA-binding protein SAW1 (5'- and 3'-flap DNA binding protein; required for recruitment of Rad1p-Rad10p to single-strand annealing intermediates with 3' non-homologous tails for removal during double-strand break repair; forms a complex with Rad1p-Rad10p and stimulates its endonuclease activity; green fluorescent protein (GFP)-fusion protein localizes to the nucleus) produces the protein MAPSIATVKIARDMVLPLRIFVNRKQILQTNDKTSNKSNATIFEAPLLSNNSIICLKSPNTRIYLSQQDKKNLCDEIKEDLLLIVYELASPEIISSVLSKIRVGHSTDFQINVLPKLFAGADTDNAVTSHIQSVTRLAKFKYKLHYKHKWELDIFINSIKKIANLRHYLMFQTLTLNGFSLNAGPKTLLARKIEKQPQVPNLLIENGDADALDTPVEEDIKPVIEFMYKPVINLGEIIDVHVLHRPRRHKVRTQSKQPQEE, from the coding sequence ATGGCACCAAGTATAGCAACGGTAAAGATAGCCAGGGACATGGTTTTGCCATTACGTATATTTGTCAATAGAAAGCAGATCCTTCAAACCAATGATAAGACTAGCAATAAGTCGAATGCCACTATATTTGAAGCACcattattatcaaataACTCCATAATCTGCTTAAAATCACCAAATACAAGAATATATTTATCGCAACAAGATAAGAAGAATCTTTGTGACGAGATCAAGGAGGACCTGTTATTGATTGTTTACGAACTAGCGTCCCCGGAAATCATCAGTTCCGTACTCAGCAAAATAAGAGTTGGTCATTCTACTGATTTCCAAATCAACGTTCTGCCCAAACTTTTTGCAGGTGCCGATACGGATAATGCGGTAACTTCTCACATCCAGTCTGTGACAAGGCTGGCTAAATTCAAATACAAGTTGCACTACAAACATAAGTGGGAGCTCGACATATTCATCAACAGCATTAAGAAGATCGCCAATTTAAGGCACTATTTGATGTTTCAAACATTAACATTAAACGGTTTCTCATTAAATGCAGGACCCAAAACGTTATTAGCTaggaaaatagaaaaacAGCCCCAGGTACCTAATTTGTTAATAGAAAATGGGGACGCTGATGCCCTGGATACACCGGTGGAAGAGGATATAAAACCTGTAATAGAATTTATGTACAAGCCTGTTATTAATTTAGGTGAAATTATTGATGTACATGTGTTGCATAGGCCTAGAAGACATAAGGTACGTACCCAGTCGAAGCAACCCCAGGAGGAATGA